Part of the Moorella sp. E308F genome, ACTTACAAGCCGGAAGACTATATAATTCATGATAAAAATGTCCTCTACCTGGTCAATGAAATAAAAGCAGCCGGCGCCGAGGCTATTGCCGTCAACGGCCAGCGGGTTGTCACCAGCACGGACATCCGTTGCGTCGGCACCGTCATCCTGGTGAATTCCACCCGCCTGGCCCCGCCTTACGAGGTTCAGGCCATTGGCAATCCCGATGTCCTGGAGGCGGCCGTCCAAAGGTCGGTGGACTTCTCCTTCTTGAAGAGCCGCGACTTCCCGGTCAAGGTGACCAAATCCCTGCACCTGACCCTGCCCGCGTATAAAGGCGGTTTCTCCCAGGACTACGTCCGGCTGGTTAAAGCTGGGGGGCAGCAGTAATGATGACACGAAAACGCTGGCCTGTTTCCCTGACCGTTGTCTTC contains:
- a CDS encoding DUF881 domain-containing protein codes for the protein MRKIYLSLLLISLLSGLLVAWQWRSHLATAALEQQDPALIDIIHSLEKEDASLENTIATLRSQIEAIQKERSQGKGRLAQLQQEIEALKLAAGLTPVTGPGIIVTLDDNIAGAQAAKNSSPTTYKPEDYIIHDKNVLYLVNEIKAAGAEAIAVNGQRVVTSTDIRCVGTVILVNSTRLAPPYEVQAIGNPDVLEAAVQRSVDFSFLKSRDFPVKVTKSLHLTLPAYKGGFSQDYVRLVKAGGQQ